A section of the Ogataea parapolymorpha DL-1 chromosome II, whole genome shotgun sequence genome encodes:
- a CDS encoding U3 small nucleolar RNA-associated protein 12: protein MVKSYQRYEQAGWMGVIASQSNTVFIGNNDSRKSVGQVITGGLEDILVWDIKTGELIKRLQDGATPGALDSSTQSAPAHVVRLEHEPRSNILAAGYSDGTIKVWDLTSSSVIINFSGHKSAISMLRFDRSGTRLFSGSKDTAIIVWDLVGETGLFKLKGHKDQITGFSLLYEPENTNIDEMEDWLISTSKDGLIKLWDLKSQQCIETHVAHTGECWALGLSTTKELCITAGMDTQLKVWKIDLSQEDKKLIEQGIYDKQSKSRCTEIGFTVTNQGEFFFASNTDRTVEFFRLRLEKEISKASAKRQARLKEKGMSPEEIERALDDAKVNMLIAPFTTLHTEKSKVRSTTWALTSSRKLDVVVTLTNNAVVYYNILIPEAVRKHNPVDKISEAKYSLYNLGHRQDIRAVDISDDDKLLVTGSNNELKVWNIKTKSCIRTFEKIGYVLSTCFLPGGALVVIGTKEGALRLLDLATSTVLHSLEDVHDSKAVWSIDLTPDGKTIITGSADKTVKFWEIQVEKELVPGTASKYVNRLQLNHTRTLEVSDDVLNVKVSPDSKYLAVALLDNTVKIFFFDTLKFFLSLYGHKLPVLSIDISFDSKLIITSSADKNIRIWGLDFGDCHKSIFGHQDAIMKVKFIPESKNFFSCSKDGMVKYWDGIKFENIQKLAAHHSEVWNLAVSNSGEFMVSVSHDHSIRIWEETDDQVFIEEEREKEMDEQYEGELLDSLEGDKAVDQDEDEVSRVSKQTMETLKAGEKLMEALDLATKELEETQQYKRDLQAFKLKRSTKQPVQPTRNPILQALNLSPEQYVLDVLTKIKPSQLDDALIVLPFSYTVKLLRFIRVWTAGANFNKNLTSISVICRTLFFVIRSNSMELVSQKDEELRKELDELRNQLRTMLKQTNMEVGYNISGLNFLKTQWSNHHSFNFADEKTWEDEGKSRKRVYTTLA, encoded by the coding sequence ATGGTGAAGTCGTATCAGCGTTACGAGCAAGCCGGTTGGATGGGCGTTATTGCCTCCCAGTCTAACACTGTGTTTATCGGTAACAATGATTCACGGAAATCTGTCGGTCAGGTCATCACGGGCGGATTAGAGGACATTCTTGTCTGGGATATCAAAACCGGGGAGCTCATCAAAAGACTACAAGACGGCGCTACTCCGGGAGCACTAGACTCGTCGACACAATCAGCCCCGGCACATGTGGTTAGGCTTGAGCACGAGCCGCGCTCAAACATCTTGGCAGCCGGATATAGCGACGGCACCATCAAAGTTTGGGATCTGACCTCGAGCTCGGTAATAATCAATTTTTCGGGTCACAAGTCTGCCATCTCGATGCTGCGATTCGACCGTTCGGGAACacgtcttttttctggatctaAAGACACCGCGATAATTGTGTGGGACCTGGTTGGAGAAACGGGTcttttcaagctgaaaGGACATAAGGATCAAATCACTGGGTTCAGTCTTTTGTATGAGCCAGAGAATACCAATATCGACGAAATGGAAGACTGGCTTATTAGTACCTCCAAGGATGGTTTAATTAAGCTGTGGGATCTAAAGTCACAGCAATGTATAGAGACCCATGTGGCGCACACGGGCGAATGCTGGGCTTTGGGACTCAGCACCACCAAAGAGCTTTGCATCACAGCAGGCATGGACACGCAATTAAAGGTTTGGAAGATCGATTTATCTCAAGAGGACAAGAAACTTATCGAACAGGGGATTTACGACAAGCAAAGTAAGAGCAGATGCACAGAAATAGGGTTTACCGTCACTAACCAAGGAGAATTTTTCTTTGCCTCCAACACCGACAGAACGGTTGAATTTTTCCGTCTCaggctggaaaaagagatCAGCAAAGCTTCGGCTAAGAGACAGGCTAGACTGAAGGAGAAAGGTATGAGTCCcgaggagatcgagcgCGCATTGGACGATGCCAAGGTCAACATGTTGATTGCTCCTTTTACGACGCTTCACACAGAAAAGTCCAAAGTTCGCTCCACCACATGGGCTCTCACCAGCAGCCGAAAACTCGATGTGGTGGTTACACTGACAAACAATGCCGTTGTTTATTACAATATTCTTATTCCGGAGGCAGTGCGCAAACACAATCCAGTGGACAAAATAAGTGAGGCAAAATACTCTTTGTACAACCTGGGACACAGACAAGATATCAGAGCTGTCGACATttctgacgacgacaagctgctaGTCACCGGTTCgaacaacgagctcaaagtGTGGAATATCAAGACCAAGTCCTGTATTAGAacatttgaaaaaattggcTATGTCTTGTCGACTTGCTTTCTTCCAGGAGGAGCTTTGGTGGTGATAGGAACCAAAGAGGGTGCCTTAAGGCTTCTGGATCTCGCCACGTCGACGGTTCTCCATTCGCTGGAAGACGTTCACGACAGCAAGGCCGTGTGGTCGATCGACCTCACTCCAGACGGAAAGACGATCATTACCGGCTCTGCCGATAAAACGGTCAAATTCTGGGAAATCCAGgtggagaaagagcttgttCCGGGAACCGCCAGCAAGTACGTCAACCGCTTACAGTTGAATCACACCAGAACGTTGGAGGTGAGCGACGATGTGCTTAACGTGAAGGTTTCTCCAGATTCAAAATACCTGGCTGTTGCTCTGCTGGATAACACCGTCaagatcttcttcttcgacaCGCTCAAGTTTTTCCTCAGCTTGTACGGACACAAGCTTCCTGTGCTGTCAATTGATATTTCGTTTGACTCGAAATTGATAATCACGTCTTCCGCAGATAAAAACATAAGGATTTGGGGACTGGACTTTGGAGATTGTCACAAGTCGATTTTTGGGCATCAAGATGCAATCATGAAAGTCAAGTTTATCCCAGAATCCAAAAACTTCTTCAGTTGTTCCAAGGACGGAATGGTGAAGTACTGGGACGGCATCAAATTCGAAAATATCCAAAAGCTGGCTGCGCACCACTCTGAGGTTTGGAACCTTGCCGTCAGTAACTCTGGCGAGTTCATGGTGTCTGTGTCGCACGATCATAGTATCAGAATATGGGAAGAGACTGACGATCAAGTCTTCATTGAGGAAGAGCGTGAAAAGGAGATGGACGAGCAGTATGAAGGGGAACTGCTGGACTCGTTAGAAGGCGACAAGGCGGTGGACcaggacgaagacgaggtGAGTCGGGTGTCTAAACAGACGATGGAGACGCTCAAGGCCGGTGAGAAATTGATGGAGGCTTTGGATCTTGCTaccaaggagctggaagagacCCAGCAGTACAAGCGGGACCTACAGGCTTTCAAACTTAAGAGGTCAACCAAACAGCCTGTTCAGCCGACCCGGAACCCTATACTGCAGGCATTGAACTTGTCGCCAGAACAATACGTTTTGGACGTCCTCACCAAGATCAAGCCATCGCAGCTTGACGACGCACTGATTGTGCTGCCATTTTCGTACACGGTGAAGTTGCTACGTTTTATTCGAGTTTGGACAGCTGGCGCAAACTTCAACAAGAACCTGACCTCGATCTCGGTTATCTGCCGCACACTGTTCTTCGTGATCCGGTCCAACTCGATGGAGCTGGTGAGCCAGAAGGACGAAGAGCTGcgcaaggagctggatgagCTGCGTAATCAGCTGAGAACCATGCTCAAACAGACCAACATGGAGGTGGGCTACAACATCAGCGGTCTGAATTTCCTGAAAACCCAATGGAGCAATCACCACAGTTTCAATTTCGCTGACGAAAAAACATGGGAGGACGAGGGTAAATCGAGAAAAAGAGTTTACACTACCTTGGCCTAA
- a CDS encoding Clathrin coat assembly protein: protein MTTYEKIVKGATKIKLAPPKPKYIEPILMATAGGEKSEKFRVIMRSLAVRLDDTAWSIVYKALIVAHIMIREGEEDVTISYLAKNPHMLECRNIAKSGTFISNGGDLKTLKNYSKYLTTRAKEYANVKHDYIREMKKPVSSWSTKDTGSRLRSLSVDKGLLREVESVQKQVDALVRCRFAEAEVNNDVIILSFRMLVNDLLSLYQALNEGVVNILEHFFELSKYDAERAFEIYKHFTKETDQVVAFLRVAKHLEHVTKLHVPVIRHAQTGLTDSLDEYLHDPNFDINRRQYLAEKESKKSGKRQEPKEQQQTVPPPQAATQSSPTDGLVFQQTGYNPFAGFSQMATGFSNQPVNGNFSGQPQFVPQQNFQTTLPLQQIPESQPVQQIHMSQTQPLQQTPTFQHFQPQQTATLQRSSTFDALPPPTEQNVYPQLTSSFTGTGFGGYSPQPPIQRQTTSSLRGNLKRQSTNPFALDRSSSSNNPFAKLEATDTGTNPFRSASVSAQPLQSQPTAGGLENLPTVPVFPETKQEFSQQQAHQQAVFQLQQAAAQHKAQMAGMNQQQTGYNPFAQNQTGYNPFGSGVYNGPNLI, encoded by the coding sequence ATGACCACGTACGAAAAGATAGTCAAGGGGGCCACGAAGATCAAGCTGGCGCCCCCAAAGCCCAAGTACATTGAGCCCATACTGATGGCTACGGCAGGCGGCGAGAAGTCGGAGAAGTTCCGGGTCATCATGCGGTCTTTAGCCGTTCGCTTAGACGACACAGCCTGGTCCATTGTGTACAAGGCGCTGATCGTGGCCCACATCATGATACGTGAGGGCGAGGAGGACGTGACGATCTCGTATCTTGCCAAAAATCCGCATATGCTTGAGTGTCGCAACATCGCTAAGTCCGGCACCTTCATCTCCAACGGCGGTGACCTGAAAACGCTCAAGAACTACTCAAAGTACCTTACCACCCGCGCCAAGGAGTACGCGAACGTGAAACACGACTATATCCGGGAAATGAAAAAGCCCGTGAGCTCTTGGTCGACAAAGGACACTGGCTCCCGTCTGCGGTCGCTGAGCGTCGATAAGGGGCTTCTTCGAGAGGTCGAGAGcgtccagaaacaggtGGATGCACTAGTACGCTGCCGGTTCGCGGAAGCCGAGGTCAACAACGATGTTATCATTCTCAGCTTCAGAATGCTCGTCAACGACCTGCTGTCGTTGTACCAGGCCCTGAACGAGGGTGTGGTTAACATTTTAGAACACTTTTTCGAACTCAGCAAGTATGACGCCGAGCGAGCCTTCGAGATCTACAAACATTTCACCAAAGAAACCGACCAGGTGGTGGCCTTCCTGCGGGTCGCCAAACACCTGGAGCACGTGACCAAGTTGCACGTGCCGGTGATCAGGCACGCGCAAACGGGGCTCACCGACTCGTTGGACGAGTATCTGCACGATCCAAACTTCGACATCAATCGAAGACAGTATTTGGCGGAAAAAGAGAGCAAGAAAAGCGGAAAACGCCAGGAACccaaggagcagcagcaaacCGTGCCTCCGCCTCAGGCTGCAACGCAGTCGTCGCCCACCGATGGCCTGGTGTTCCAGCAGACGGGATATAATCCGTTTGCCGGATTTTCTCAGATGGCGACAGGCTTTAGCAATCAGCCTGTCAATGGCAACTTCTCCGGACAGCCGCAGTTTGTTCCACAGCAGAATTTCCAGACGACACTGCCACTGCAACAAATCCCAGAGTCGCAGCCTGTACAACAAATCCACATGTCGCAGACGCAGCCGCTCCAGCAAACGCCAACGTTCCAGCATTTccagccgcagcagacAGCCACTTTGCAACGGAGCTCAACTTTCGATGCGCTCCCGCCTCCTACAGAGCAAAATGTCTATCCACAGCTGACGTCATCGTTCACCGGAACAGGTTTTGGTGGCTACAGTCCGCAGCCACCAATCCAGAGGCAGACAACGTCGTCCCTCAGAGGAAACCTCAAGAGACAGTCGACCAATCCGTTTGCTCTTGATCGGTCCAGTTCTAGCAACAATCCATtcgccaagctggaggccaCTGACACTGGCACGAATCCCTTCAGATCGGCGTCTGTGAGTGCTCAGCCGCTGCAAAGCCAGCCAACGGCAGGCGGACTGGAGAATTTGCCAACCGTGCCTGTGTTCCCAGAAACCAAGCAGGAGTTCagccagcagcaggcacaTCAACAGGCAGTGTTTCAGCTACAACAGGCCGCTGCACAGCACAAAGCCCAGATGGCAGGAATGAATCAGCAGCAAACGGGTTACAACCCATTTGCACAAAACCAAACGGGCTACAATCCATTTGGCAGCGGAGTCTACAACGGTCCGAATTTAATATAA
- a CDS encoding General alpha-glucoside permease encodes MTRPSTQALLDDDISLEQTLTSELRADPDQDMSDLYNPIRSTGYIVVLTLIVGALQLAWSTEFSEATPFLLSLGVSKHALALIWLAGPLSGTFGQPIVGLLSDKCNLDWGRRRPFIIGGCLATVLSLLYLSHSANIVGWFLPNRDKDTVNRYTVPFAAAGIYILDFSIAVIQASCRALIVDVVPSAQQQIANAWAARMIGAFNIVGFWIGTWDLAALFPWLGSSQFKVLSWLVATIMLVLTAAAHATTSLSAWNAKKQEKRLKDMGIDEENATVLTVVKSFFWQVLRSIARLPRQVKIVCYAEFFAWIGYFPMLFYTSTYVGELYLYENGYNNPLNLPADERQRLLDEGVRRGTTALLAHAVVTLAVDLLLPYLVDKFRDNEWINMRRLWIYSHVVFIVATLSTFFITTSVQAIVLFAFLGIPWGCAVWIPFALISEEISRIKDIKAVQIYDQYKKQSVPSSAESENTLVTPETSFYLSKVMVAKYDHVVYDSGILLAIHNVFVSAPQMLSSLGSSFLFKLLQNSDKDSFDDSLGWIFRVGGIIGIGALVLSIQVKTNAELYKEDKAEALTMPE; translated from the exons ATGACCAGACCAAGCACACAAGCCCTTCTCGACGACGATATTTCTCTGGAGCAAACGCTGACCTCTGAGCTGAGAGCTGACCCTGACCAAGACATGAGCGACCTTTACAACCCCATCAGGTCGACCGGCTACATCGTGGTGCTCACGCTAATTGTGGGGGCCCTGCAGCTTGCCTGGTCCACGGAGTTCAGCGAGGCCACGCCGTTTCTGCTGTCGCTGGGAGTCTCCAAGCACGCCCTTGCCCTCATATGGCTGGCCGGCCCGCTTTCGGGCACTTTTGGCCAGCCGATCGTCGGATTGCTGAGCGACAAGTGCAACCTCGACTGGggcagaagaagaccgtTTATCATCGGAGGCTGTCTGGCCACGGTGCTGTCGCTGCTGTATCTGTCGCATTCCGCCAACATTGTGGGCTGGTTTCTGCCAAACCGTGACAAGGACACCGTCAACCGGTACACGGTGCCATTTGCTGCGGCCGGCATCTATATTCTGGACTTCTCCATCGCCGTCATCCAGGCCTCGTGCCGCGCGCTGATCGTCGACGTGGTGCCCAGCGCTCAGCAGCAAATAGCCAACGCATGGGCCGCACGCATGATCGGCGCCTTCAACATCGTCGGGTTCTGGATCGGCACCTGGGACCTGGCCGCGCTGTTTCCCTGGCTCGGGAGCTCGCAATTCAAGGTTTTGAGCTGGCtcgtggccaccatcatGCTTGTGCTTACTGC CGCAGCCCACGCTACGACCTCGCTATCCGCATGGAACGCaaaaaaacaggaaaaacgACTCAAGGACATGGgcatcgacgaggaaaatgcCACGGTGCTCACGGTGGTGAAATCGTTCTTCTGGCAGGTGCTGCGGTCGATCGCACGGCTGCCGCGCCAGGTCAAGATCGTGTGCTACGCAGAGTTCTTCGCCTGGATTGGCTACTTCCCGATGCTCTTCTACACGTCAACCTACGTGGGGGAACTTTATTTGTACGAGAACGGCTACAACAACCCGCTCAACCTGCCGGCAGACGAGCGCCAgcggctgctggacgaaGGCGTGCGGCGTGGAACAACAGCGCTGCTCGCCCACGCCGTCGTGACGCTCGCCGTCGACCTGCTATTGCCGTACCTCGTCGACAAGTTTAGGGATAACGAGTGGATCAACATGCGCCGCTTATGGATCTACTCTCACGTGGTGTTCATTGTGGCCACACTTTCGACGTTTTTCATCACCACCTCCGTCCAGGCCATCGTGCTATTTGCGTTCCTGGGGATCCCGTGGGGCTGTGCCGTGTGGATCCCGTTTGCCCTGATCAGCGAGGAGATTTCCCGTATCAAGGACATCAAGGCCGTCCAGATCTATGACCAGTACAAAAAACAGAGCGTGCCGTCGTCCGCCGAGTCTGAAAACACGCTAGTCAcaccagaaacaagcttctATCTGTCGAAAGTCATGGTTGCAAAATACGACCATGTCGTCTACGACTCGGGCATTTTGCTGGCAATCCACAAcgtctttgtttctgcGCCGCAGAtgctctcgtcgctggGCTCGTCGTTCCTGTTTAAGCTGCTACAAAACAGCGACAAGGACTCGTTTGACGACTCATTGGGCTGGATTTTCCGCGTTGGCGGCATCATTGGGATCGGCGCGCTGGTTCTTAGCATCCAGGTGAAAACTAACGCCGAGCTCTACAAGGAGGACAAGGCCGAGGCGCTCACGATGCCCGAGTAa
- a CDS encoding aminopeptidase — protein sequence MIFVLLFIGLAAALPLFGQQYRLISLRPNELTKVTEAEWWRLKQQNTQFLDLTGRYPTLLEPMREGQSVSVTLEKPVIVYNYPNGSEFHEKEVNSLLTDIDPSKIQGTLEELSSFKSRYYKSEKYLDSSIWVYSKLLGYALGRENYNLTVVNHEKFPQSSYILRIKGTNNSVETPTIVLGAHIDSMNLVLPSFLPAPGADDDGSGVVTLLETLRIVTEHGLSFPNDIEFHFYAAEEGGMLGSLDIFNAYFLQKKVVAMLQQDMTGYAAKSLRKGQPEHFGLITDYTSPYLNEFLRQVIETYCRIPVFETACGYPCSDHYSAHMNGFPAGMVAEAQREYWNPYVHTTGDTIDKLSMLHIAEHVKLCLGYVYELGEYSF from the coding sequence ATGATTTTTGTGCTTCTTTTTATTGGACTGGCAGCAGCGTTGCCGCTGTTTGGCCAGCAGTACCGTTTAATTTCTCTGCGGCCAAATGAACTGACAAAGGTGACGGAGGCCGAGTGGTGGCGGCTGAAGCAGCAAAACACGCAATTTCTGGACCTCACAGGGCGGTATCCCACTTTGCTGGAGCCAATGAGAGAAGGTCAATCAGTCAGTGTTACTTTGGAAAAGCCAGTTATTGTGTACAATTACCCCAATGGGTCCGAGTTTCACGAGAAAGAGGTCAACTCGCTTCTCACGGATATCGATCCTTCCAAGATCCAAGGTACATTGGAAGAgctcagctcgttcaagTCGCGGTATTACAAGTCTGAAAAATACCTGGACTCCTCTATATGGGTTTACAGCAAGCTCTTGGGCTATGCACTCGGCAGAGAGAACTACAACTTGACGGTGGTCAACCACGAGAAATTTCCGCAATCGTCGTACATTTTGCGGATAAAGGGCACCAACAATTCCGTCGAAACCCCGACAATTGTTCTTGGAGCACACATAGACTCCATGAATTTGGTGTTACCTTCGTTTTTGCCTGCTCCGGgcgcagacgacgacggTTCTGGCGTGgtgacgctgctggagacgcTGCGGATCGTGACGGAGCACGGGCTTTCTTTCCCCAACGACATCGAGTTTCACTTTTACGCAGCAGAGGAGGGCGGCATGCTTGGCTCGCTTGACATTTTCAACGCGTATTTTCTGCAAAAAAAAGTGGTCGCCATGCTTCAGCAGGACATGACGGGCTACGCTGCAAAATCGCTCCGAAAAGGACAACCAGAGCACTTTGGACTCATCACGGACTACACGTCGCCGTATCTGAACGAGTTTTTACGGCAGGTTATTGAAACTTACTGCCGGATCCCTGTTTTCGAGACCGCGTGCGGCTATCCCTGTTCCGACCATTACAGTGCGCACATGAATGGGTTCCCAGCAGGAATGGTAGCAGAAGCCCAGCGCGAGTATTGGAACCCGTACGTGCACACGACGGGCGACACAatcgacaagctgagcaTGCTGCACATAGCGGAGCACGTGAAGCTGTGTTTGGGCTACGTTTACGAGCTCGGAGAGTACTCGTTTTAG